From Tiliqua scincoides isolate rTilSci1 chromosome 2, rTilSci1.hap2, whole genome shotgun sequence, the proteins below share one genomic window:
- the RAB24 gene encoding ras-related protein Rab-24 has translation MSGQRVDAKVVMLGKEYVGKTSLVERYVHNRFLVGPYQNTIGAAFVAKVMPVGGRTVTLGIWDTAGSERYEAMSRIYYRGAKAAIVCYDLTDSSSFQRAKFWVNELQNFEANCRIYLCGTKSDLLEEDRRRRGIDFHDVQDYADEIKAELFETSSKTGQNVDELFQKVAEDYVQFTSFQEMTEDKGVDLNQKSTTNYFYSCCHH, from the exons ATGAGTGGGCAGCGTGTGGATGCCAAAGTTGTGATGCTGGGCAAAGAATACGTAGGCAAGACCAGCTTGGTGGAGCGATACGTTCACAACCGCTTCCTTGTGGGACCCTACCAGAAT ACAATAGGTGCTGCGTTTGTGGCCAAAGTTATGCCAGTAGGAGGCCGGACGGTGACCTTGGGAATCTGG GATACAGCTGGCTCCGAGCGGTATGAGGCCATGAGCAGGATATATTACCGTGGGGCGAAAGCTGCCATTGTATGTTATG ATCTTACTGATAGCAGCAGTTTCCAGAGAGCAAAATTCTGGGTGAATGAACTGCAGAACTTTGAGGCG AACTGCAGGATCTATTTATGTGGCACCAAGAGTGACTTGTTGGAAGAGGATAGGAGAAGACGGGGAATTGACTTCCATGATGTCCAAGACTATgcagatg AGATCAAAGCTGAGCTGTTTGAAACTTCCAGTAAGACTGGACAGAATGTGG atgAGCTCTTCCAGAAGGTGGCTGAAGATTATGTGCAGTTTACCAGCTTTCAGGAGATGACAG AGGACAAGGGAGTTGATCTGAACCAAAAGAGCACTACCAACTATTTCTACAGCTGTTGCCATCACTGA
- the PRELID1 gene encoding PRELI domain-containing protein 1, mitochondrial, translating to MGKYFLTLSVLKGPWDQVFAAFWQRYPNPYSKHVLTEDILHREVTEDQKLLSRRLLTKTNRMPRWAERFFPANVSHSVYILEDSIVDPQNRTMTTFTWNINHARLMVVEERCVYRENPENSSWTEVKREAWISSSLFGVSRAVQEFGLARFKSNVTKSTKGFEYVLAKMQGEAPSKTLVETAKEATEKAKETALAATEKAKDLASKAATQKKQQQQYV from the exons ATGGGGAAGTACTTCCTGACCCTGAGCGTCCTCAAGGGGCCCTGGGACCAAGTCTTCGCCGCCTTCTGGCAGCGCTACCCCAACCCCTACAG CAAACATGTCCTGACAGAAGATATTTTACACCGGGAAGTGACTGAAGACCAGAAGCTGCTTTCTAGGCGACTCCTAACCAAGACCAACAGGATGCCCCGCTGGGCAGAGCGCTTTTTTCCAGCCAATGTCTCCCATTCTGTCTACATCTTAGAAGATTCCATTGTGGACCCACAGAACCGAACCATGACCACGTTTACCTGGAACATTAATCATGCACGTCTTATG GTGGTGGAAGAGCGGTGTGTTTACAGAGAGAACCCAGAAAACAGCAGCTGGACAGAAGTCAAGCGGGAAGCTTGGATCTCCTCCAGTCTGTTTGGGGTCTCACGTGCTGTCCAG GAGTTTGGCTTGGCCAGGTTCAAGAGCAATGTGACCAAGAGTACCAAAGGGTTTGAGTATGTGCTGGCCAAAATGCAAG GTGAAGCACCCTCTAAAACCTTAGTGGAAACAGCAAAGGAGGCCACGGAGAAAGCCAAGGAAACAGCCTTGGCTGCTACTGAGAAAGCAAAGGACTTGGCTAGCAAGGCAGCTActcaaaagaagcagcagcaacagtatgTGTGA
- the MXD3 gene encoding max dimerization protein 3 → MELIASNIQVLLQAAEYLERREREAEHGYASLLPCGGQDPSRSRRRPKPRKALKSLRSVHNELEKHRRAQLRQCLEQLKQQIPMNTEHSRYTTLSLLHRARLHIKKLEEQEQRAQQLKERLLCEQQNLHQRLEELLGHSSVERLRADSLDSSRLSSERSDSDQEDAEVDVESLAFNSIEEDVVAVFSTGQEHSYSNTSNFWL, encoded by the exons ATGGAGCTCATCGCTAGCAACATTCAGGTGCTGCTGCAAGCGGCGGAGTACTTGGAGCGCAGGGAGAGAG AAGCCGAGCACGGCTACGCTTCTCTCTTGCCCTGTGGCGGGCAAGACCCGTCTCGGTCCCGCAGGAGGCCGAAGCCTCGGAAGGCCCTGAAAAGCCTCCG gTCTGTGCACAATGAGCTGGAGAAGCACAG GAGGGCACAACTGCGGCAGTGTTTGGAGCAGCTGAAGCAACAGATCCCCATGAACACAGAGCATTCTCGGTACACGACCCTGAGTCTCTTGCACCGAGCCCGACTGCACATTAAG AAGCTAGAAGAGCAGGAGCAGAGAGCTCAGCAACTCAAGGAGAGGCTACTGTGTGAGCAGCAGAACCTACATCAGCGGCTGGAAGAGTTACTTGGTCACTCGAGTGTGGAGCGTCTACGGGCAGACAGCCTGGATTCCTCTCGGCTCTCCTCTGAACGTTCTGACTCAGACCAAG AAGATGCTGAAGTGGATGTAGAAAGCCTGGCCTTCAATAGCATTGAAGAGGATGTGGTGGCTGTCTTCAGTACAGGACAGGAACACAGCTATTCTAACACCAGCAATTTCTGGTTATGA